The Xanthomonas sp. DAR 34887 genome has a segment encoding these proteins:
- a CDS encoding S10 family serine carboxypeptidase-like protein translates to MNWIHGLALLLCAALPFAAAADDAAPLPRPTLLSSPQQARIGEQRLRYRVSFDQLDFAGESRDRVASISAIGYLAERADADTRPVLFAFNGGPGASSVLQVEGLGPRLRVRDGKRQKLIANPHGILDAADLVFIDPPGTGFSQAPADAAARARYWSDHGDAKAVEAMIRHWLKTHGREHAPLYLAGESYGGYRLALLAADIADLRPAGVLLISPLLDATSTDDSAGNDLRAVFDLPSLIVAAAAHGKGELAGRAVADVYAQARAFALGDYAQALLQGSALPADARSRIATRLAALLGLPAQTLLAADLRPDVESFRLGVLAADGQQIGRLDSRVAAPLPAPHAADNGRPSAANDPALGLGRSNRINSAVMADYLHGLFGAALPRDYVSLDIDIAMAWRFAADDGAGPRPFGSAMRFNPTPNLARLAQANPGFHVLALNGYYDLAVPALGPWYALHHSALDPARIDFRLLPGGHAVFAEDALRPQLHSLLKDFLQ, encoded by the coding sequence ATGAACTGGATCCACGGCCTGGCGCTGCTGCTGTGCGCGGCGCTACCGTTCGCCGCTGCCGCCGACGACGCGGCGCCGCTGCCAAGACCGACCCTGTTGTCCAGCCCACAGCAGGCCCGCATCGGCGAACAGCGGCTGCGCTATCGGGTCAGCTTCGACCAACTCGATTTCGCTGGCGAGAGCCGCGACCGTGTCGCCTCGATCAGCGCCATCGGCTATCTGGCCGAGCGCGCGGACGCCGACACGCGGCCGGTGCTGTTCGCCTTCAACGGCGGCCCTGGCGCATCGTCGGTGCTGCAGGTCGAAGGTCTCGGCCCGCGGCTGCGCGTGCGCGACGGAAAGCGACAGAAACTGATCGCCAATCCGCACGGCATCCTCGATGCCGCCGACCTGGTGTTCATCGATCCGCCCGGCACCGGCTTCAGCCAGGCCCCGGCCGATGCCGCCGCACGCGCACGCTACTGGTCCGATCACGGCGACGCCAAGGCCGTGGAAGCGATGATCCGGCACTGGCTCAAGACGCACGGCCGCGAACACGCACCGCTGTATCTCGCCGGCGAAAGCTACGGCGGCTACCGGCTCGCCCTGCTCGCCGCGGACATCGCCGACCTGCGTCCGGCCGGGGTGCTGCTGATCTCGCCGCTGCTCGATGCCACAAGCACCGACGACAGCGCCGGCAACGACCTGCGCGCAGTGTTCGACCTGCCCTCGCTGATCGTCGCCGCCGCCGCCCACGGCAAGGGCGAACTGGCCGGGCGAGCGGTCGCAGACGTCTATGCGCAGGCGCGTGCGTTCGCGCTCGGCGACTACGCACAGGCCCTGCTGCAGGGCAGCGCCTTGCCGGCCGACGCACGCAGCCGCATCGCGACGCGCCTGGCCGCGCTGCTGGGCCTGCCGGCGCAAACGTTGCTGGCGGCCGACCTGCGGCCGGACGTGGAAAGCTTCCGGCTCGGCGTGCTCGCCGCCGACGGCCAGCAGATCGGCCGGCTCGACAGCCGCGTCGCCGCGCCGCTGCCGGCGCCGCACGCAGCGGACAACGGCCGGCCCTCCGCCGCCAACGATCCGGCGCTGGGCCTGGGCCGCAGCAACCGGATCAACTCCGCGGTCATGGCCGACTACCTGCACGGCCTGTTCGGCGCCGCGTTGCCGCGCGACTACGTCAGCCTGGACATCGACATCGCCATGGCCTGGCGCTTCGCCGCCGACGATGGCGCCGGCCCGCGCCCGTTCGGCAGCGCCATGCGCTTCAATCCCACGCCGAACCTGGCGCGGCTGGCGCAGGCCAATCCCGGCTTCCATGTGCTTGCGCTCAACGGCTATTACGACCTGGCCGTGCCCGCGCTCGGCCCGTGGTACGCGCTGCACCACAGCGCGCTGGATCCGGCGCGCATCGATTTCCGTCTGCTGCCCGGCGGCCACGCCGTGTTCGCGGAAGACGCATTGCGCCCGCAGCTGCACAGCCTGCTGAAGGACTTCCTGCAATGA
- a CDS encoding amidohydrolase family protein, protein MTRTLLLTALGLACTFAGHAARAATAPQSLVLIANGENVGYLKATADGDTYEVDYHVDNNGRGPKHHETIVLGEDALPLAWSIAGTSLMGGKVAERYQWRDGIAEWSSQADSGRTPQPRPALYIANDSSPWAMWTYAKALLAAPDHALNVLPRGRMRLELVGTLALQGQAGAPPLQARLLRLSGLDLEPHYLAVDADDALLADIDDDAVAIRDGYQAQVATIADAVKAQQFAHAQAFQRHLAHPLTHGLWLRNVHVFDPVNGLRSDAVNLHVADGHIVSMDARWQPAPGDSVYDGNGGTVIPGLHDMHSHSTLSSGLWYLAAGVTNTRDMGNDNAFLLDLNARIERGEIAGPRIVRNGFLEGRSPYSARNGFVVDTLDDALKDVAWYKAHGYWQIKIYNSMNPAWVAPIAERAHALGMGVTGHIPAFTNADAMIAAGYDEVTHINQLMLGWVLSPVEDTRTPLRLTAMRRVADLDLDAPQVRHTLELMRQRDIALDTTEVIVERLMLSRAGSVLPADAPYLSHMPIAYQRYRQRTFVPDLDAQADAQYRRALDKTLQLIGRLHRQGTVLLPGTDDTTGFTVHRELELYVAAGLTPQQALRAATWQSELHFGRTDRLGSVHPGKQADFVLLPGDPTTDIAAIRRPSLVVKDQTLYLPADIYRALGVEPFAPAPKKLQ, encoded by the coding sequence ATGACCCGCACGCTGCTGCTCACCGCGCTCGGCCTCGCCTGCACGTTCGCCGGCCACGCCGCGCGCGCCGCCACCGCGCCGCAATCGCTGGTGCTGATCGCCAACGGCGAGAACGTCGGCTACCTGAAGGCCACCGCCGACGGCGACACCTACGAGGTCGATTACCACGTCGACAACAACGGCCGCGGTCCCAAACACCACGAGACGATCGTGCTCGGCGAGGATGCGTTGCCGCTGGCGTGGTCGATCGCCGGCACCTCGCTGATGGGCGGCAAGGTCGCCGAGCGTTATCAATGGCGCGACGGCATCGCCGAATGGAGCAGCCAGGCCGACAGCGGCCGCACCCCGCAGCCGCGCCCGGCGCTGTACATCGCCAACGACAGCAGCCCCTGGGCGATGTGGACCTACGCCAAGGCATTGCTGGCCGCGCCCGATCACGCCCTGAACGTGCTGCCCCGCGGCCGCATGCGGCTGGAGCTGGTCGGCACCCTGGCGCTGCAAGGCCAGGCCGGCGCGCCGCCGCTGCAGGCGCGGCTGCTGCGGCTGTCCGGCCTGGATCTGGAACCGCACTACCTGGCCGTCGATGCCGACGACGCCCTGCTGGCCGACATCGACGACGACGCCGTGGCGATCCGCGACGGCTACCAGGCGCAGGTGGCGACCATCGCCGATGCGGTGAAGGCGCAACAATTCGCGCACGCGCAGGCATTTCAGCGCCATCTCGCGCATCCGCTGACCCATGGCCTGTGGCTGCGCAATGTGCATGTGTTCGATCCGGTCAACGGACTGCGCAGCGACGCGGTGAACCTGCATGTCGCCGACGGCCACATCGTCTCGATGGACGCGCGCTGGCAGCCGGCGCCCGGCGACAGCGTCTACGACGGCAACGGCGGCACCGTGATTCCCGGCCTGCACGACATGCATTCGCACAGCACCCTGTCCTCCGGGCTGTGGTACCTCGCTGCGGGCGTCACCAACACCCGCGACATGGGCAACGACAACGCCTTCCTGCTCGATCTCAACGCGCGCATCGAACGCGGCGAGATCGCCGGCCCGCGCATCGTGCGCAACGGCTTCCTGGAAGGCCGCAGCCCGTATTCGGCGCGCAACGGCTTCGTCGTCGACACGCTGGACGACGCGCTGAAGGACGTCGCCTGGTACAAGGCCCACGGCTACTGGCAGATCAAGATCTACAATTCGATGAACCCGGCCTGGGTGGCGCCGATCGCCGAACGCGCGCATGCGCTGGGCATGGGCGTCACCGGCCACATCCCGGCCTTCACCAACGCCGACGCGATGATCGCCGCCGGCTACGACGAGGTCACCCATATCAACCAGCTGATGCTCGGCTGGGTGCTGTCCCCCGTAGAAGACACGCGCACGCCGTTGCGGCTGACCGCGATGCGGCGCGTCGCCGACCTGGATCTCGACGCGCCGCAGGTGCGGCACACGCTGGAGCTGATGCGCCAGCGCGACATCGCCCTGGACACCACCGAGGTGATCGTGGAACGGCTGATGCTGAGCCGCGCCGGCAGCGTGCTGCCCGCCGATGCGCCGTACCTGTCGCACATGCCGATCGCCTACCAGCGCTACCGCCAGCGCACCTTCGTTCCCGATCTCGACGCGCAGGCCGACGCGCAGTACCGCCGCGCACTGGACAAGACCCTGCAGCTGATCGGCCGCCTGCACCGCCAGGGCACCGTGCTGCTGCCCGGCACCGACGACACCACCGGCTTCACCGTGCACCGCGAACTGGAACTGTACGTCGCCGCCGGGCTGACCCCGCAGCAGGCGCTGCGCGCCGCCACCTGGCAGAGCGAGCTGCATTTCGGGCGCACCGACCGACTCGGCAGCGTGCACCCGGGCAAGCAGGCCGATTTCGTGCTGCTGCCCGGCGATCCGACCACCGACATCGCCGCGATCCGCCGGCCCTCGCTGGTGGTGAAGGACCAGACCCTGTACCTGCCCGCCGACATCTACCGCGCCCTGGGCGTGGAGCCGTTCGCGCCGGCCCCAAAGAAACTTCAATGA
- a CDS encoding RidA family protein, translating to MTPIPHPMQTPHAQPTDTVSARLRALGMTLPPPLRVPDGVVLPFAPVHVIGTRVLISGHGPQHADGSMAGGVGRVGDELDEAQGYAAARATALSMLASLERSLGSLERIKRWVRVFGMVRCAPGFQRLPNVINGCSDLLLALWGPELGQHARSAVGMAELPFGIPVEIEAEAELH from the coding sequence ATGACCCCGATCCCCCATCCCATGCAGACCCCGCACGCCCAACCAACCGATACCGTGAGCGCGCGCCTGCGTGCGCTCGGCATGACCTTGCCGCCACCGCTGCGCGTGCCAGACGGGGTGGTCCTGCCGTTCGCGCCGGTGCACGTGATCGGCACCCGCGTGTTGATCTCCGGCCACGGCCCGCAACACGCCGACGGCAGCATGGCCGGCGGCGTCGGCCGCGTCGGCGACGAACTGGACGAAGCCCAGGGTTACGCCGCCGCACGCGCCACCGCCCTGTCGATGCTGGCCAGCCTGGAACGCAGCCTGGGCAGCCTGGAGCGGATCAAGCGCTGGGTGCGCGTGTTCGGCATGGTCCGCTGCGCGCCCGGCTTCCAGCGCCTGCCGAACGTGATCAACGGCTGCTCGGACCTGCTGCTGGCGCTATGGGGGCCGGAACTGGGCCAACATGCACGCAGCGCGGTCGGCATGGCCGAGCTTCCGTTCGGCATCCCGGTCGAGATCGAAGCCGAAGCCGAACTGCACTGA
- a CDS encoding aminotransferase class V-fold PLP-dependent enzyme: MDTRSPRFDPTRRHLLAAAGALPLSAALSCLAAATNATTAAASTPARGLQGLDQAFEIAGCYLNGAYMHPVSRAAAQAQRGFLDARLMNAGADKVDMGGDRERAMAALGRLLHADRDELAWIPSTMFGENLVLNGLGIPHSRQRVVTDAYHFNGSLFMYMELAKRGLDVQVVRPHDNRIRLEDLDKAITPGTRLVALTLVSSVNGFQHDLKAVCDLAHSRGALVYADLIQAAGNTSIDLHGSGVDFAASSTYKWLMGDFGLGVMYARRASQDALRQIVWGYRQEGDTVSHILPFDPPGEPPLQTQAIGGLAGKIEVGTLNNSAAAALATSLELIERIGVETIRQWRQPLLARLHEAIPRLGFDAMTPPDSSSALVSFAQRDVGKRLAPKLKAAGVDVTLYRNYFRVSPSFYNGSDDVERLIEALS; this comes from the coding sequence ATGGACACGCGCTCGCCCCGATTCGATCCCACCCGCAGGCACTTGCTGGCGGCCGCAGGCGCGCTGCCGCTGTCCGCCGCGCTGTCCTGCCTCGCCGCCGCCACCAATGCCACCACCGCCGCCGCATCCACGCCCGCACGCGGCCTGCAAGGACTCGACCAGGCCTTCGAGATCGCTGGCTGCTATCTCAACGGCGCCTACATGCATCCGGTCAGCCGCGCGGCGGCGCAGGCGCAACGCGGCTTCCTCGATGCGCGGCTGATGAACGCCGGCGCCGACAAGGTCGACATGGGCGGCGACCGCGAGCGCGCGATGGCCGCGCTGGGCCGGCTGCTGCACGCCGACCGCGACGAACTGGCGTGGATTCCCAGCACCATGTTCGGCGAGAACCTGGTGTTGAACGGCCTCGGCATCCCGCACAGCCGCCAGCGCGTGGTCACCGACGCCTACCACTTCAACGGCTCGCTGTTCATGTACATGGAACTGGCCAAGCGCGGCCTCGACGTGCAGGTGGTGCGCCCGCACGACAACCGCATCCGCCTGGAGGATCTGGACAAGGCGATCACCCCGGGCACGCGCCTGGTCGCGCTGACCCTGGTGTCCAGCGTCAACGGCTTCCAGCACGACCTCAAGGCGGTCTGCGACCTCGCCCACAGCCGCGGCGCGCTGGTCTACGCCGACCTGATCCAGGCCGCCGGCAACACCTCGATCGACCTGCACGGCAGCGGCGTGGATTTCGCCGCCAGCTCCACCTACAAGTGGCTGATGGGCGACTTCGGCCTGGGCGTGATGTACGCGCGTCGCGCCAGCCAGGACGCCTTGCGGCAGATCGTCTGGGGCTACCGCCAGGAAGGCGATACCGTCTCGCACATCCTGCCGTTCGACCCGCCCGGCGAGCCGCCGCTGCAGACGCAGGCGATCGGCGGCCTGGCCGGCAAAATCGAGGTCGGCACGCTCAACAACTCCGCTGCGGCCGCGCTGGCGACCTCGCTGGAACTGATCGAGCGCATCGGCGTGGAAACCATTCGCCAATGGCGGCAACCGCTGCTGGCGCGCCTACACGAGGCGATCCCGCGGCTGGGCTTCGACGCGATGACGCCGCCGGATTCCAGCTCCGCGCTGGTGTCCTTCGCCCAGCGCGACGTGGGCAAGCGGCTCGCACCGAAGCTGAAGGCCGCCGGCGTCGACGTCACCCTGTACCGCAACTATTTCCGCGTCTCGCCGTCGTTCTACAACGGCAGCGACGATGTCGAGCGCCTGATCGAGGCCCTGTCATGA